In one Candidatus Absconditicoccus praedator genomic region, the following are encoded:
- a CDS encoding N-glycosylase/DNA lyase: protein MNLSKIVKNYSLVDIIDIEQQKDGQFVALQSSYENISHKDVNSASAKFLKAVLINALISYQLSGTGEDWWREFGIWISSDFDNIDIFSTKHWEEFLLSSQNNKRLVNIKLKRIQKISSFLDKIDSIGQLKYYYENMDVLNQDIAYYMNQKKTSKTVVFAVKMFGYAGRFVFQEMIYYPMSIGIPVDSRLLKIYSIEKSTKQPDLLEVNNFFDQLSKDSNIPPLHLDSLLWVEIWGKYIKNNI from the coding sequence ATGAACTTATCTAAAATTGTAAAAAATTATTCTTTGGTTGATATAATTGATATTGAACAACAAAAGGATGGTCAGTTTGTAGCATTACAAAGCTCCTATGAAAATATTTCTCACAAGGATGTAAATAGTGCATCAGCAAAGTTTTTGAAGGCTGTTTTGATAAATGCTCTGATTTCATATCAGCTTAGTTGAACTTGAGAAGATTGGTGGAGAGAGTTTTGAATATGGATTTCATCTGATTTTGACAATATAGACATTTTTTCGACAAAGCACTGGGAGGAGTTTTTGCTTTCTTCTCAAAACAATAAAAGATTGGTTAATATCAAATTAAAAAGAATTCAAAAAATAAGTAGTTTTTTGGACAAGATAGACAGTATTTGACAACTAAAATATTATTATGAAAATATGGATGTTTTGAATCAAGATATTGCATACTATATGAATCAAAAAAAAACATCCAAGACTGTTGTTTTTGCAGTGAAAATGTTTGGTTATGCAGGTAGGTTTGTTTTTCAGGAAATGATATATTATCCAATGAGTATAGGTATACCAGTTGATAGTAGGCTATTGAAGATTTATTCTATAGAAAAATCTACAAAACAGCCTGATTTATTAGAAGTAAACAACTTTTTTGATCAATTATCCAAAGACAGTAATATTCCACCATTGCATTTGGATTCATTGTTGTGGGTTGAAATTTGGTGAAAATATATAAAAAATAATATCTAA